A genome region from Dolichospermum compactum NIES-806 includes the following:
- a CDS encoding PIN domain-containing protein, which yields MKPALIDTNILSFFFPNHSLVIERFQAYLKEYDKINISIITYYEIVSGLKHRDAQKQLTSFQEFVSYNMVLPLTTSSALTLSGLKTRRFYREFQSISLSYPSFRHCLKYLGSCPDFLGPGGRNHI from the coding sequence ATGAAGCCAGCGTTGATTGACACAAACATTTTATCTTTTTTCTTCCCTAATCATAGTCTAGTTATCGAGCGTTTTCAAGCCTATTTGAAAGAGTATGACAAAATTAACATTAGCATCATCACTTATTATGAAATTGTCAGTGGATTAAAACATCGTGACGCGCAAAAACAACTCACATCTTTTCAGGAATTTGTTTCATACAATATGGTTTTACCTCTAACTACAAGCTCTGCCTTGACACTCTCCGGTCTAAAGACGCGGAGATTCTATAGAGAGTTTCAGTCTATATCCCTCAGTTATCCCAGTTTCAGGCACTGCCTTAAATATTTGGGTTCTTGCCCTGATTTCCTTGGACCTGGCGGGCGAAATCATATCTGA
- the polA gene encoding DNA polymerase I: protein MTLNSSVINKPIFILVDGHSLAFRSYFAFAKGRDGGLRTKTGIPTSVCFGFIKCLLEVISTQQPQAVAVAFDLGSPTFRHEADDTYKAGRGETPEDFIPDLENLHELLQSLNLPILTAPGYEADDVLGTLAQKASAAGYQVKILSGDRDLFQLIDADREITVLNFTPEALKRSTNSIAEFRAEEVKEKLGVLPTQVVDFKALCGDKSDNIPGVKGIGEKTAAQLLNTYNSLEEIYAAIDDIKGATQQKLITGKENAEKSRYLAKIVCDVPLEVDLEDCQLTGFDNNLLIPILEKLEFKRFLETINEIQQKLGGKVVENKVSEIIAETDDDLWFFSAEETAQEIKQNASPIQPRIINTEAKLIELVELLRKFTNPENPVAWDTETTALEPRDADLVGIGCCWGTESDELAYIPIGHKIGDNLNRDLVLETLRPILESADYPKAFQNAKFDRLILRCQGINLAGVVFDTMLASYLINPDSSHNLSDLSLRYLGLSANSYGDLVPKGKTIADISIAAVADYCGMDVYGTFGLVAKLREELEKTPSLYKLLNEVEQPLEAVLAEVEYTGVRINSDYLKELSQQLETELARLEITATKIAGEKFNLGSPKQLSHILFEKLGLSTKYSRKIKTGYSTDAATLEKLLEVDHTGFVEAIIENRTLSKLKSTYVDALPALVHPQSQRLHTDFNQTATSTGRLSSSHPNLQNIPIRTAFSRQIRKAFLPESGWLMVAADYSQIELRILAHLSQEPILIQAYQQNEDIHTVTAKLVFEKAEVTSEERRFAKTINFGVIYGMGSLKFANSTGIDKANANEFIKRFNQRYPQVFKYLEEVKKQAIAYGYVETILGRRRYFEFTSNSLQQLKGSNLEDINLQKLKNLGQYDAGLLRSAANAPIQGSSADIIKIAMVQLHEVLKKYQARLLLQVHDELVFEIPPQEWEELQPQIKSVMENAVSLSVPLVVDIHAGDNWMETK from the coding sequence TTGACTCTTAATTCTTCAGTTATAAACAAACCCATATTCATCCTTGTAGATGGACATTCTCTAGCTTTTCGTTCCTACTTTGCTTTTGCTAAAGGTAGAGACGGAGGACTTCGCACAAAAACTGGTATTCCCACCAGTGTTTGTTTTGGTTTTATCAAATGTTTATTAGAAGTAATATCTACACAACAACCACAAGCAGTAGCAGTAGCTTTTGATTTAGGTTCACCTACTTTTCGTCATGAAGCTGATGATACTTATAAAGCTGGACGTGGGGAAACCCCAGAAGACTTTATTCCCGACTTAGAAAACCTCCATGAGTTATTACAAAGCCTAAATTTACCCATACTCACTGCACCTGGTTATGAAGCCGATGATGTACTAGGAACATTAGCACAGAAAGCCTCTGCGGCTGGATATCAGGTGAAAATACTTTCTGGTGACAGGGATTTATTTCAATTAATTGATGCTGATAGAGAAATTACAGTTTTAAACTTCACGCCAGAAGCCTTAAAACGTTCTACAAATAGTATTGCTGAATTTAGAGCCGAAGAAGTTAAAGAGAAATTAGGGGTATTACCAACGCAAGTTGTTGACTTTAAAGCTTTATGTGGTGATAAATCAGATAATATTCCGGGAGTCAAAGGAATTGGGGAAAAAACAGCAGCACAACTATTAAATACTTATAATTCTCTGGAAGAAATTTATGCAGCTATAGATGATATTAAAGGTGCAACTCAGCAAAAACTAATTACTGGTAAAGAAAACGCGGAAAAATCTCGTTATTTAGCTAAGATAGTTTGTGATGTTCCCCTAGAAGTTGATTTAGAAGATTGTCAATTAACAGGTTTTGATAATAACTTGCTGATTCCGATTTTAGAGAAATTAGAATTTAAAAGATTTTTAGAGACAATTAACGAAATACAGCAAAAACTTGGTGGAAAAGTTGTAGAAAATAAGGTATCGGAAATAATCGCCGAAACAGATGATGATTTGTGGTTCTTTAGTGCAGAAGAGACAGCACAAGAAATAAAACAAAATGCTTCACCAATTCAACCTCGCATTATTAATACAGAAGCAAAATTAATTGAATTAGTAGAACTTTTAAGAAAATTCACTAATCCAGAAAACCCAGTTGCTTGGGATACAGAAACTACTGCTTTAGAACCACGAGATGCAGATTTAGTGGGAATTGGTTGCTGCTGGGGAACAGAATCAGATGAACTTGCTTATATTCCTATTGGTCATAAAATCGGCGATAATTTAAATCGAGATTTGGTATTAGAAACTTTGCGGCCAATTTTGGAAAGTGCTGATTATCCTAAAGCTTTCCAAAATGCTAAATTTGATCGATTAATTCTGCGCTGTCAAGGAATTAATTTAGCTGGAGTGGTATTTGATACGATGTTAGCCAGTTATTTGATTAATCCCGATAGTAGTCATAATTTAAGTGATTTATCTCTGCGATATTTGGGATTAAGTGCGAATAGTTATGGAGATTTAGTTCCCAAAGGCAAGACTATCGCTGATATTAGTATTGCTGCGGTTGCTGATTATTGCGGAATGGATGTTTATGGAACATTTGGATTAGTAGCAAAACTGCGGGAAGAGCTAGAAAAAACTCCAAGTTTATATAAACTGTTAAATGAAGTTGAACAACCATTAGAAGCAGTTTTAGCGGAAGTTGAATATACAGGAGTTCGGATTAATTCCGATTATCTCAAGGAACTTTCACAGCAGTTAGAAACAGAATTAGCAAGGTTAGAAATAACAGCTACCAAAATTGCTGGGGAAAAATTTAATTTAGGTTCTCCTAAACAATTGAGTCATATTCTGTTTGAGAAATTAGGTTTAAGTACGAAATATTCTCGCAAAATTAAAACTGGCTATTCTACAGACGCAGCAACTTTAGAAAAACTTCTAGAAGTTGATCATACTGGATTTGTGGAAGCGATTATTGAAAATCGAACTTTATCAAAATTAAAATCTACCTATGTGGATGCTTTACCAGCTTTAGTACATCCTCAAAGTCAAAGACTACATACTGATTTTAACCAAACTGCAACTTCTACGGGCAGGTTATCCTCTTCTCATCCAAACTTACAAAATATTCCCATTCGCACTGCTTTTAGCCGCCAAATTAGAAAAGCGTTTTTACCTGAATCAGGTTGGTTAATGGTAGCTGCTGATTACTCACAAATTGAGTTAAGGATTTTGGCGCATTTGAGTCAAGAACCTATATTAATTCAAGCATATCAGCAAAATGAAGATATTCATACTGTGACTGCAAAATTAGTTTTTGAAAAAGCCGAAGTCACATCAGAAGAACGACGTTTTGCGAAAACGATTAATTTTGGTGTAATTTATGGCATGGGTTCTCTTAAATTTGCCAACTCAACGGGGATAGATAAAGCTAATGCTAATGAGTTTATTAAGCGATTTAATCAACGATATCCCCAAGTATTTAAATATTTAGAGGAAGTTAAAAAACAAGCTATCGCTTATGGTTATGTGGAAACTATTCTCGGAAGAAGACGTTATTTTGAGTTTACTAGTAATAGTTTACAGCAGTTAAAAGGTAGTAATTTAGAAGATATTAATTTACAGAAGTTAAAAAATTTAGGTCAATATGATGCTGGGTTACTCCGTTCTGCTGCTAATGCCCCAATTCAAGGTTCTAGTGCAGATATTATCAAAATTGCTATGGTGCAATTGCATGAGGTTCTGAAAAAATATCAAGCGCGGTTGTTATTGCAAGTTCATGATGAATTAGTATTTGAAATTCCTCCTCAAGAGTGGGAAGAATTGCAACCACAAATTAAATCGGTGATGGAAAATGCTGTTTCTTTATCTGTGCCTTTAGTTGTTGATATTCATGCAGGGGATAATTGGATGGAAACTAAGTAG
- a CDS encoding DUF5615 family PIN-like protein produces MFSCYGRCCLKLLFYQNLSRKLVTRLADIFLDSSHVQLHDLAEKTDTEIWEFAKINDFCIVTQDVDFAERSRLYGSPPKVIWLRCGNAPTQVVESLLRSGVEAIQKLLDNPNLDCLELY; encoded by the coding sequence TTGTTTAGTTGCTACGGTAGGTGCTGCTTGAAATTGCTTTTTTATCAAAATTTGAGTCGTAAATTAGTAACTCGATTAGCAGATATTTTTCTTGATTCTAGTCATGTTCAGCTTCATGATTTAGCAGAAAAAACTGATACTGAAATTTGGGAATTTGCTAAGATAAATGATTTTTGTATCGTTACTCAAGATGTAGATTTTGCAGAGAGAAGCCGTTTGTATGGTTCTCCACCTAAAGTTATATGGTTACGCTGTGGAAATGCACCAACACAAGTAGTTGAATCTCTACTGCGTTCTGGGGTGGAAGCAATTCAAAAATTGCTTGATAATCCAAATCTGGATTGTTTAGAATTGTATTAG
- a CDS encoding photosystem II protein, Psb35-related → MAVLISLLVVGWVAVAVIGSLAYFLGEQSKPIHERNWASDKFAALAKSITGVEIDYTQRTPAYAIDAYNSRNLPQ, encoded by the coding sequence ATGGCTGTTTTAATTTCTCTATTGGTTGTTGGTTGGGTAGCAGTTGCTGTTATTGGTTCTCTCGCTTACTTCTTGGGTGAACAAAGCAAACCCATTCACGAACGCAACTGGGCTTCTGATAAGTTTGCAGCTTTAGCTAAATCTATTACTGGTGTAGAGATTGACTATACCCAACGCACACCCGCCTATGCTATTGATGCTTACAACAGCCGCAATTTACCCCAATAG
- the rsgA gene encoding small ribosomal subunit biogenesis GTPase RsgA encodes MTGENISTKQLLGTVLAVQANFYRVQMDEVEGVRSSGVQAFRSSEEQRKNQEEKNFSPAPCSLPPAPILLCTRRTRLKKIGQQVMVGDRVIVEEADWAGGRGAVSDVLPRHSQLNRPAIANVNQILLVFAVADPPLEPIQLSRFLIKAESTGVDVLLCLNKCDLVSLEEKQQISDRLLAWGYQPLFISVQNSINIDQIAEYLQDKITVIAGPSGVGKSSLINSLIPDINLRVGEVSGKLARGRHTTRHVELFEMPTGGLLADTPGFNQPDLDCSPEELIHYFPEARVRLATAHCRFSDCIHKDEPDCAVSGDWERYQHYLEFLDDALAHQNQTNQQADPESNLKLISKGKGQSQYEPKLESKKYRRISRKTQLQDLQELYRESED; translated from the coding sequence ATGACAGGGGAAAATATTTCTACTAAACAGTTATTGGGTACGGTGTTAGCTGTACAGGCGAATTTCTATCGGGTGCAGATGGATGAAGTAGAAGGAGTCAGGAGTTCAGGAGTTCAGGCGTTCAGGAGTTCGGAAGAACAAAGAAAGAATCAAGAAGAAAAAAATTTCTCCCCTGCCCCCTGCTCCCTGCCCCCTGCCCCTATCCTCCTCTGTACGCGGAGGACGCGCTTGAAAAAGATTGGTCAGCAGGTGATGGTGGGCGATCGCGTGATTGTTGAAGAAGCAGATTGGGCTGGGGGACGGGGGGCTGTTAGTGATGTTTTACCGCGTCATAGTCAATTGAATCGCCCAGCGATCGCTAATGTCAATCAAATTCTTCTGGTTTTTGCGGTTGCTGACCCACCTTTAGAACCTATTCAATTGAGTAGATTTTTAATTAAGGCTGAGTCTACAGGAGTTGATGTGCTGTTATGTTTGAATAAATGTGATTTAGTTTCTCTAGAAGAAAAACAGCAAATAAGCGATCGCTTACTAGCTTGGGGTTATCAACCTTTATTTATTAGCGTTCAAAATAGCATTAATATTGACCAAATAGCTGAATATTTGCAGGATAAAATTACTGTCATTGCTGGTCCTTCCGGTGTGGGGAAATCCAGCTTGATTAATAGTTTGATTCCCGATATCAACCTGCGCGTGGGGGAAGTTTCCGGTAAGTTAGCCCGTGGTCGCCATACTACCCGTCATGTAGAATTATTTGAAATGCCTACAGGTGGGTTATTAGCAGATACTCCCGGTTTTAATCAGCCAGATTTAGATTGTAGTCCTGAAGAATTAATCCACTATTTCCCAGAAGCCAGAGTTCGCCTAGCTACGGCTCATTGTCGGTTTAGTGATTGTATCCATAAAGATGAGCCAGACTGTGCTGTGAGTGGCGACTGGGAACGATATCAGCATTATCTAGAATTTCTGGATGATGCTTTAGCCCATCAAAACCAGACTAACCAACAAGCTGACCCAGAATCAAATCTGAAATTAATATCTAAAGGTAAAGGTCAGAGTCAGTACGAACCCAAGCTGGAAAGTAAAAAATATCGCCGAATTTCTCGTAAAACCCAGTTACAGGACTTACAGGAGTTATATCGAGAAAGTGAGGATTGA
- a CDS encoding DUF433 domain-containing protein, with the protein MSYQDIITIERDKRGGKPCIRRMRITVYDILGWLASGMSYAEILEDFPELTEDDIRACLEFAADREHCLVATVGAA; encoded by the coding sequence ATGAGCTATCAAGATATTATTACCATTGAGCGAGATAAGCGGGGTGGTAAACCTTGTATTCGCCGGATGAGAATCACAGTTTATGATATTTTAGGTTGGTTAGCATCTGGTATGTCTTATGCAGAGATATTAGAGGATTTTCCCGAATTAACAGAAGACGATATTAGAGCTTGTCTAGAATTTGCTGCTGACCGTGAACATTGTTTAGTTGCTACGGTAGGTGCTGCTTGA
- a CDS encoding DUF5895 domain-containing protein — MKASAKFDFEDEKFNAPPSQVIPWGLMINPRYGTDGLQSYGLAISRDNAQSVGFQPDDNWQQVEHEFSSGEVETIFITTTPRLVIVRRGPLSVQDRETKIRLGTYKDYKEEFLADKLKFKIYTRHLIFLVGEDKKFLHQSPLQLTLSGSPGASFGKNYAEYQQGRITGGFAGELEKAYAGFQKKPLTPKGPLFHAHGIFCPIIEPEERGIEPNIALVASTVDYKHPTISTLTDYMIASDSPESEIICKAFEEYKEFGKEVIKPEASKVETSGVTNSYVYADDDEFGYPPY, encoded by the coding sequence ATGAAAGCATCTGCTAAGTTCGACTTTGAAGACGAAAAATTTAACGCCCCACCGTCTCAAGTGATTCCCTGGGGTTTAATGATCAATCCTCGGTATGGTACAGATGGTTTACAAAGCTATGGTTTAGCGATTAGCCGCGATAATGCTCAATCCGTTGGGTTTCAGCCCGATGATAATTGGCAACAGGTGGAACATGAATTTAGTTCGGGAGAAGTAGAAACCATATTTATTACTACTACTCCTCGATTGGTGATCGTGCGTCGTGGCCCGTTATCGGTGCAAGATCGGGAAACCAAGATTAGATTAGGTACATACAAAGATTACAAAGAAGAGTTTTTAGCTGATAAACTTAAATTTAAAATTTATACTCGCCATTTGATTTTTTTAGTCGGTGAAGATAAAAAGTTTTTGCATCAATCACCTCTGCAATTAACTCTGAGTGGTTCACCCGGCGCTAGTTTTGGGAAAAATTACGCTGAATATCAACAAGGGCGAATTACTGGCGGTTTTGCTGGGGAATTGGAAAAGGCTTATGCTGGTTTTCAAAAGAAACCACTAACTCCTAAAGGGCCTTTATTCCATGCTCATGGGATTTTCTGCCCTATTATTGAACCGGAAGAAAGAGGTATAGAACCGAATATCGCTTTGGTGGCTTCAACTGTAGATTATAAACATCCCACGATTTCAACTTTAACCGATTATATGATTGCTTCAGACTCTCCTGAGTCGGAAATTATTTGTAAGGCTTTTGAAGAATACAAAGAATTTGGTAAGGAAGTGATTAAACCAGAGGCTTCTAAGGTAGAGACATCCGGTGTTACCAATTCTTATGTGTATGCGGATGACGATGAATTTGGTTATCCACCTTATTAA
- a CDS encoding sulfurtransferase TusA family protein, giving the protein MSGSFILTPDAQLDLRGTPCPINFVRTKLFLEKMPPGDLLEVWLDPGEPIEQVPDSLTMAGYQVEQITDCTGYFSLVIRRPVTVA; this is encoded by the coding sequence ATGAGTGGGTCTTTTATATTAACCCCTGATGCTCAACTTGATTTACGTGGTACTCCTTGCCCGATTAATTTTGTGCGGACAAAATTATTTCTGGAAAAGATGCCTCCTGGAGATTTGTTGGAAGTCTGGTTAGATCCAGGTGAACCGATAGAACAAGTTCCTGATAGTCTAACAATGGCTGGTTATCAAGTGGAACAAATTACAGATTGTACTGGCTATTTTTCCCTGGTTATCCGTCGTCCGGTTACTGTGGCATGA
- the dnaJ gene encoding molecular chaperone DnaJ, with translation MARDYYETLGVSRDADKEEIKQAYRRLARKYHPDVNKESGAEERFKEINRAYEVLSEPEVRARYDRFGEAGVSGAAAGGAGFQDMGDMGGFADIFESIFSGFAGGPGGQPQQRRRSGPVRGDDLRLDLKLDFREAVFGGEKEIRISHLETCEVCTGSGAKSGTRPRTCSTCSGSGQVRRVTRTPFGSFTQVSTCPTCDGTGTVVEDKCDACDGKGANQVTKKLKINVPAGVDNGTRLRISQEGDAGQRNGPPGDLYVYLFVNEDEEFHREGINVNSEIKISYLQAILGCRIEVNTVDGLVELIIPAGTQPNTVMKLENRGVPRLGNPVSRGDHLLTVLIDIPTKIIPEERELLEKLAKIKGDRTGKGGLEGFLGGLFKS, from the coding sequence ATGGCCCGAGACTATTATGAAACCCTGGGTGTCTCTCGTGACGCCGACAAAGAAGAGATTAAACAGGCTTATCGCCGCCTAGCCCGAAAGTATCACCCAGATGTAAATAAAGAATCTGGGGCAGAGGAACGATTTAAGGAAATCAACCGCGCCTACGAAGTGCTATCCGAACCAGAAGTTCGCGCTCGTTATGACCGCTTTGGTGAAGCTGGTGTTTCCGGAGCAGCAGCGGGTGGGGCTGGTTTCCAAGATATGGGTGACATGGGTGGTTTTGCCGACATCTTTGAAAGCATTTTCAGCGGCTTTGCTGGCGGTCCAGGTGGACAACCCCAACAAAGACGGCGGAGTGGACCAGTGCGGGGCGATGATCTCCGACTAGACCTGAAATTAGATTTTCGGGAAGCGGTATTTGGTGGAGAAAAGGAAATTCGCATTTCCCATTTAGAAACCTGTGAAGTTTGTACTGGTTCTGGTGCCAAATCAGGAACTCGTCCCCGGACTTGTAGCACCTGTAGCGGTTCAGGTCAAGTCAGACGAGTGACGAGAACTCCTTTTGGTAGTTTTACCCAAGTATCAACTTGCCCCACCTGTGATGGTACAGGCACGGTTGTTGAGGATAAATGTGATGCTTGTGATGGTAAGGGCGCAAATCAGGTAACAAAGAAACTGAAAATTAATGTTCCCGCCGGTGTGGACAATGGCACAAGGTTACGGATTTCCCAAGAAGGAGATGCGGGTCAACGGAATGGGCCTCCAGGTGATTTATATGTTTACTTGTTTGTCAATGAAGATGAAGAATTTCATCGTGAAGGCATTAATGTTAACTCTGAAATTAAAATTAGCTACTTACAAGCGATTTTAGGTTGCCGTATAGAGGTAAATACGGTAGATGGTCTAGTGGAGTTGATTATTCCCGCTGGAACTCAACCGAATACGGTGATGAAATTAGAAAATCGTGGTGTTCCCCGTTTGGGTAATCCTGTGAGTCGCGGTGATCATCTGTTGACGGTGTTAATTGATATTCCCACGAAGATTATCCCAGAGGAACGAGAACTACTGGAGAAGTTGGCTAAAATTAAGGGAGACAGAACTGGTAAGGGTGGTTTAGAAGGATTCTTAGGAGGCTTGTTTAAGTCATGA
- a CDS encoding Hsp70 family protein translates to MRKQAELFAEEDQRRKKLVAIKNQANNLLFTYNSTLRDNPDLVSEQLMAVANQKVEQLQAAMNNSNISPAKFKTLLEDFQQTIFAIGTDVYNQSSQEDSQSEYATQINLTEEYHSPLPNTQIPQFNVDLDEENNSQADYETID, encoded by the coding sequence ATGCGGAAACAAGCTGAATTATTCGCCGAGGAAGATCAAAGACGTAAAAAACTGGTAGCAATCAAAAACCAAGCTAATAATCTTTTGTTCACCTATAATTCAACATTACGGGATAATCCCGATTTAGTCAGTGAGCAATTGATGGCTGTGGCTAATCAGAAAGTTGAACAACTACAAGCCGCAATGAACAATTCCAATATTTCCCCAGCGAAGTTTAAAACACTTTTAGAGGATTTCCAACAAACTATCTTTGCTATTGGTACAGATGTTTATAACCAGTCTAGTCAGGAAGATTCTCAATCAGAATATGCCACGCAAATAAATCTGACAGAAGAATATCATTCTCCCTTACCCAACACACAAATACCACAATTCAACGTTGATTTAGATGAAGAAAATAACTCACAAGCTGATTATGAGACGATAGACTAA
- a CDS encoding glycoside hydrolase family 57 protein codes for MSIGYVALVLHAHLPFVRHPGSDYVLEEEWLYEAITETYIPLLKVFEGLKRDGVDFKLTMSMTPPLISMLRDPLLQERYDAHLAQLEELIELESERNIHNGHVRYLAEHYATEFNEARELWERYHGDLVTAFKQFQDSNNLEIITCGATHGYLPLMKMYPQAVWAQIQVACEHYEETFGQAPRGIWLPECAYYEGVERMLADAGLRYFLTDGHGILYARPRPRFGSYAPIFTEPGVAAFGRDHESSQQVWSSEVGYPGAAEYREFYKDLGWEAEYEYIKPYIMPNGQRKNTGIKYHKITGRGLGLADKALYDPYWAREKAAEHAANFMYNREQQTGHLHNIMGRPPIIVSPYDAELFGHWWYEGPWFIDYLFRKSWYDQKTYEMTHLADYLRANPNQQVCRPAQSSWGFKGFHEYWLNDTNAWVYPHLHKAAERMIEISQIEAEDELQKKALNQAARELLLAQSSDWAFIMRTGTMVPYAVRRTRSHLMRFNKLYEEVKVGKVDSGWLEKVESMDNIFPNIDYRVYRPAF; via the coding sequence ATGTCTATAGGCTACGTCGCGCTTGTACTTCATGCACATCTGCCCTTCGTTCGTCACCCCGGAAGTGACTATGTGCTAGAAGAAGAATGGCTATATGAAGCGATTACTGAAACTTACATTCCTTTATTAAAAGTATTTGAAGGCTTAAAACGAGATGGTGTTGATTTCAAACTCACCATGAGTATGACTCCGCCTTTGATTTCTATGCTTCGTGATCCTTTACTGCAAGAACGCTATGATGCTCACTTAGCACAACTAGAAGAGCTTATAGAGTTAGAATCCGAGCGCAATATTCATAATGGTCATGTTCGGTATTTAGCAGAACATTATGCAACTGAATTTAATGAAGCGCGGGAGTTATGGGAACGTTATCACGGTGATTTAGTTACAGCATTTAAACAGTTCCAAGATAGTAATAACTTAGAAATTATTACCTGTGGCGCTACTCATGGCTACTTACCATTAATGAAAATGTATCCCCAAGCTGTGTGGGCGCAAATTCAGGTAGCTTGTGAACATTACGAGGAAACTTTTGGTCAAGCCCCCAGAGGGATATGGTTGCCAGAATGTGCCTATTATGAAGGCGTGGAGCGAATGCTGGCGGATGCTGGTTTACGTTATTTCCTCACGGATGGTCATGGTATTTTATACGCCCGTCCCCGTCCTCGCTTTGGTAGTTATGCCCCGATTTTTACTGAACCTGGTGTAGCGGCTTTTGGTCGAGATCATGAATCTTCTCAGCAAGTATGGTCTTCTGAGGTAGGTTATCCTGGTGCAGCCGAATATCGGGAATTTTATAAAGACCTGGGTTGGGAAGCTGAATATGAATATATTAAGCCCTATATAATGCCTAATGGTCAGCGAAAAAATACTGGCATTAAGTATCATAAAATTACTGGTAGAGGCTTAGGTCTTGCGGACAAAGCTCTATATGATCCTTACTGGGCAAGGGAAAAAGCGGCAGAACACGCTGCTAACTTTATGTATAATCGTGAGCAGCAAACTGGTCACCTACACAATATCATGGGTCGTCCGCCGATTATTGTTTCTCCTTATGATGCGGAGTTGTTTGGTCATTGGTGGTATGAAGGTCCTTGGTTCATTGATTACCTGTTTCGGAAGTCATGGTATGACCAAAAAACTTATGAAATGACCCATTTAGCCGATTATTTACGAGCTAATCCCAATCAGCAGGTATGTCGTCCGGCTCAGTCGAGTTGGGGCTTTAAGGGTTTTCATGAATATTGGTTAAATGATACTAATGCTTGGGTCTATCCACATTTACACAAAGCTGCGGAACGAATGATTGAAATTTCTCAAATTGAGGCTGAAGATGAGTTACAGAAAAAAGCACTCAATCAAGCTGCAAGAGAGTTATTATTGGCGCAATCTTCTGACTGGGCGTTTATTATGCGGACAGGAACAATGGTTCCTTATGCAGTAAGAAGAACGCGATCGCATTTAATGCGTTTTAATAAGCTGTATGAAGAAGTGAAAGTAGGTAAAGTTGATAGCGGTTGGCTGGAAAAAGTCGAATCAATGGATAATATTTTCCCCAATATTGACTATCGTGTTTATCGTCCAGCATTCTAA